From the genome of Malus sylvestris chromosome 6, drMalSylv7.2, whole genome shotgun sequence, one region includes:
- the LOC126624977 gene encoding octanoyltransferase LIP2p, chloroplastic-like encodes MTLVATHCVAAVPTYPIYKRQNKPPRSFSLRILSKLNQVSDVKTPQSTSYTVEPMRECECFNMYKQQVPYSQAWAWQKSIVEEKKAMIEKNDHCLDSLFVLQHCPVYTLGTASSEQFLNFDIKDPPFDVYRTERGGEVTYHGPGQIVMYPIMNLRNHKMDLHWYLRSLEEVIIRALSKTFCIKASRLEGLTGVWHGNQKLAAIGIRVNQWITYHGLAVNVNPDLTPFCWIVPCGLQGYQVGSVKSLLEEFHTSADCGRADLPDPNDGQLLDITCRSLINEFSEVFEVRINYETMSRLDLQAV; translated from the exons ATGACTCTTGTGGCGACTCACTGTGTTGCTGCAGTTCCAACATACCCAATCTATAAGCGTCAAAATAAACCTCCTCGGTCTTTCTCTCTGCGCATCTTATCAAAATTGAATCAAGTTTCAGATGTTAAAACTCCGCAGTCCACCTCTTATACTGTCGAGCCAATGAGAGA GTGTGAGTGCTTCAATATGTATAAGCAACAGGTTCCTTATAGTCAGGCATGGGCTTGGCAGAAGAGCATAGTTGAGGAGAAAAAAGCTATGATAGAAAAGAATGATCATTGCCTAGACTCATTGTTCGTTCTTCAGCATTGTCCTGTGTATACCTTGGGAACTGCTAGTTCAGAACAGTTCCTTAATTTTGATATCAAGGACCCACCTTTCGACGTTTATCGAACTGAACGTGGCGGCGAGGTTACATATCATGGTCCGGGTCAG ATAGTTATGTACCCTATTATGAATCTACGAAATCACAAGATGGATCTTCATTGGTACCTTAGGTCACTTGAGGAGGTGATCATCCGTGCTCTATCAAAGACATTCTGTATCAAGGCATCTCGGCTTGAGGGCCTCACTGGTGTTTGGCATG GAAACCAGAAACTGGCAGCCATTGGAATACGAGTCAACCAGTGGATAACATATCATGGCTTAGCAGTGAATGTGAACCCAGACTTGACCCCCTTTTGTTGGATCGTACCTTGTGGGTTACAAGGCTATCAGGTTGGAAGCGTTAAAAGCTTGCTTGAGGAATTTCATACATCTGCAGACTGTGGAAGAGCAGATCTACCTGATCCCAATGATGGTCAGCTACTTGATATTACTTGTAGATCTTTGATCAATGAGTTTTCTGAAGTTTTTGAGGTTAGAATCAATTATGAAACCATGTCAAGGTTGGATTTACAAGCCGTCTGA